The following proteins are co-located in the Gossypium hirsutum isolate 1008001.06 chromosome A02, Gossypium_hirsutum_v2.1, whole genome shotgun sequence genome:
- the LOC107951356 gene encoding uncharacterized protein: MEVEPFRNKTEKPSMDLPHTTTSDATRVLRKRRKRRNICFGAIALLVFIIILIIILAFTVFKAKRPITTVDSVSLSDLNFSVDLARFRVLLNATLDVDLSIKNPNKVGFKYRDSNAQLNYRGQQIGEAPIPAGKISADQTVPMNLTLTVMADRLIYNSRFFSDVTTGGVLPLYAVTRISGKVNVMNLFKIQVESSTTCEFTVFLSNSSVGDQNCKYKTKF; the protein is encoded by the coding sequence ATGGAGGTAGAGCCGTTTAGGAACAAGACTGAGAAACCATCAATGGATCTCCCGCACACTACTACTTCAGACGCCACCAGAGTCCTCAGGAAGAGGCGGAAACGCAGAAACATCTGTTTCGGAGCCATTGCCTTGTTGGTTTTCATCATCATCTTGATCATCATCTTAGCCTTCACCGTCTTCAAAGCCAAGCGCCCCATCACCACCGTCGACTCCGTTTCCTTATCCGACCTCAATTTCTCCGTCGATTTGGCCAGGTTCAGAGTTCTGCTCAACGCCACCCTCGACGTCGATCTCTCCATCAAGAACCCTAACAAGGTGGGATTCAAGTACAGAGACTCCAACGCCCAATTGAATTACAGAGGGCAGCAAATCGGGGAGGCTCCCATCCCGGCAGGTAAGATCTCCGCAGATCAAACGGTCCCCATGAACTTAACTCTAACAGTAATGGCGGATCGTTTGATCTACAATTCGAGATTCTTTTCGGATGTCACAACGGGCGGCGTATTGCCGCTCTACGCCGTGACTAGGATTTCAGGCAAGGTGAATGTCATGAACCTGTTCAAGATTCAGGTAGAATCATCAACTACATGCGAATTTACagtctttttatcaaattcaaGCGTGGGGGACCAAAATTGCAAGTATAAGACAAAATTTTAA